The window AACAGATTTACGAACAGCAACCCCTCATTTCCCCCAAAGGTGAATGGAACACCTCTGAATACCGCGCTTTGGAAGGCTTTGTCTTTGCCGTCACACCTTTCAATTTTACTGCCATTGCCGGCAATCTTCCCACCGCCCCGGCCCTCATGGGAAACACCGTTGTGTGGAAACCGGCAAGTACCGCAGTGTATAGCGGCTATTTCGTCATGAAGATATTGATGGAAGCAGGCTTGCCCGCGGGTGTTATCAACTTCGTCCCCGCTTCGGGAGCTGCTATTGGAAATATAATCACCGATTCCCCCCATCTTGCCGGCGTCCATTTCACAGGAAGCACAGAAGTGTTCAACCAAATCTGGCTGCGCACTGCCAACAACATCAGCCACTACAAATCCTATCCCAGAATCGTTGGCGAAACGGGTGGCAAGGACTTCATCGTTGCACACGCTTCCGCAGACGTCAAGGCCCTGGCAGTGGCATGCTTACGCGGCGCCTTCGAATATCAGGGACAGAAATGCAGTGCCGCATCCAGGCTCTACATTCCGGACAGCCTCTATGACCAATGGTTCCAGGAAATGAGCTCCATGCTGGCCACGGTCAAGATGGGCGAAGTTCAGGACTTCTCGAATTTCGTAAATGCCGTGATCGATAAGAGCAGCTTTGATAAAATCAAAGGCTACATCGACAAAGCCAGTAACTCATCAGACGCAGAGATCGTTTGGGGTGGCAAGTGTGATGACAGCCGCGGCTATTTCATCGAGCCGACCATCATCAAGGCCACCAATCCTCGATTCTGCACCATGCAGGAAGAGATTTTCGGCCCGGTGCTAACCGTCCATGCCTACCCGGAAAAGAACTTTGTTGAAACCCTTGAGCTTTGCGATACAACCTCCCCCTACGCCCTCACCGGCTCCATTTTCGCACAGGACAGAACCGCTATTAACATCGCATCCGAAAAGCTGAGACATAGCGCTGGCAACTTCTATATAAATGACAAGCCCACAGGAGCTGTGGTCGGTCAGCAGCCTTTTGGCGGAAGCAGGGTTTCCGGTACCAACGACAAGGCAGGATCGGCATTGAACCTGCAGCGCTGGATTTCGGCAAGGTCGATCAAAGAAAACTTCGTTCCAGCCACTGACTACCGTTACCCCTTTATGGACTAAACACAGATCAAATACCTCTAAAGACGGGATGATCCAATCATCCCGTCTTTTTTTACAAACCCAAATAATGCTGTATCCGCCCCAGTGTAAAAGAACAAAGACACTCTGACAAATCGAGTGGGCATAATGTTGTTTCGAGTCCGGAGGATTTATCCACAGCAATGTCCTGCCAGTCAGACCCCGAGCGCCCAAGTCCATCCCTCTCTCACGCCCCACGCATAATTCCCGCATCAAATGCGGGAATTGTGCGGAAGGCACGGCTGGAAAACAGGAA is drawn from Candidatus Cloacimonadota bacterium and contains these coding sequences:
- the pruA gene encoding L-glutamate gamma-semialdehyde dehydrogenase; the encoded protein is MFFKVPTPKNEPVKTYAPGTKERDLLKAKLDELGRQTMEIPAIIDGKEVFSGNTANCIEPHNHQHVIAKYHKCGETEVNLAIQAAMKAKKDWEQMSFYHRAAIFLKAAELLSTKYCALLNAATMMGQSKSAFQAEIDSTCELTDFWRFNPYFAQQIYEQQPLISPKGEWNTSEYRALEGFVFAVTPFNFTAIAGNLPTAPALMGNTVVWKPASTAVYSGYFVMKILMEAGLPAGVINFVPASGAAIGNIITDSPHLAGVHFTGSTEVFNQIWLRTANNISHYKSYPRIVGETGGKDFIVAHASADVKALAVACLRGAFEYQGQKCSAASRLYIPDSLYDQWFQEMSSMLATVKMGEVQDFSNFVNAVIDKSSFDKIKGYIDKASNSSDAEIVWGGKCDDSRGYFIEPTIIKATNPRFCTMQEEIFGPVLTVHAYPEKNFVETLELCDTTSPYALTGSIFAQDRTAINIASEKLRHSAGNFYINDKPTGAVVGQQPFGGSRVSGTNDKAGSALNLQRWISARSIKENFVPATDYRYPFMD